The Delphinus delphis chromosome 2, mDelDel1.2, whole genome shotgun sequence genome contains a region encoding:
- the LOC132419681 gene encoding dual oxidase 2 isoform X1, with protein sequence MVRARPEALVLLGALLTALLDPAGGQGSVSLTWEVQRYDGWFNNLRHHERGAAGSRLRRLVPANYADGVYQALGEPLLPNPRRLSNAAMRGKAGLSSSRNRTVLGVFFGYHVLSDLVSVEKPGCPAEFLNIHIPPGDPVFDRDRSGDVVLPFQRSRWDPETGQSPSNPRDLTNEATGWLDGSAIYGSSHSWSDELRSFSGGQLASGPDPAFPRNAQDPLRMWTAPDPATGRRGPRGLYAFGAERGNREPFLQALGLLWFRYHNLWAQKLARQHPLWDDEELFQHARKRVIATYQNIAMYEWLPSFLQQAPPNYTEYCPFLDPSISPEFLVASEQFFSTMVPPGVYMRNTSCHFQMVLNEGFGSSPALRVCNSYWIRENPNLNSAEAVNHLLLGMASQISEREDNIVVEDLRDYWPGPGKFSRTDYVASSIQRGRDMGLPSYSQARQALGLETPGNWSDLNTTVDRQMLEAIAALYNQDVSRLELLPGGLLESHGGPGPLFSTIVLDQFVRLRDGDRYWFENSRNGLFSTEEIAEIRNTTLRDVLVAVTSVNHSALQPNVFIWQQGAPCPQPRQLTSEGLPPCVPLTVTHFFEGSGPGFGITIVALCCLPLVSLLISGVVAYFRGQELKKLQKKGRESVKKEAAKDGMSAMEWPGPRERSYPITIQLLPDRRLQVLDRRLSVLRTIQLRPPQQVHLILSSNSGRRTLLLKIPKEYDLVMLFNSEEERGTFVQQLQGFCESWTLGLDVAEMSENELFRKAVTKQQRGRILEVFFRHLFAQVLDIDQADAGTLPLDSSQKVREALTCELSRAEFAESLGLKPQDMFVESMFSLADKDGNGYLSFREFLDVLVVFMKGSPEDKSRLMFTMYDLDGNGFLSKDEFFTMMRSFIEISNNCLSKAQLAEVVESMFRESGFQDKQELTWEDFHFMLRDHDNELRGTQLCVKGGGGGVFLFSPGTGDILKPNVSCRVSFITRTSGERSYPQGVGLPVSEAPELGGPGLKKRFGKKAVVPPPRLYTEALREKMQRGFLAQKLQQYKRFVENYRRHIVVVAIFSAICAGLFVERAYYYAFASPPSGIAETTLVGIILSRGTAASVSFMFSYILLTMCRNLITFLRETFLNRYVPFDAAVDFHRWIAMAAVVLAILHSAGHVVNVYIFSVSPLSLLACIFPSVFVNDGSKLPQKFYWWFFQTVPGMTGVLLLLVLAIMYVFASHHFRRRSFRGFWLTHHLYILLYVLLIIHGSFALIQLPRFHIYFLVPALIYVGDKLVSLSRKKVEIGVVKAELLPSGVTHLEFQRPQDFEYKSGQWVRIACLALGTNEYHPFTLTSAPHEDTLSLHIRAAGPWTTRLREIYSPVTGDSCAKHPKLYLDGPFGEGHQEWHKFEVSVLVGGGIGVTPFASILKDLVFKSSLGSQMLCKKIYFIWVTRTQRQFEWLADIIREVEENDHQDLVSVHIYITQLAEKFDLRTTMLYICERHFQKVLNRSLFTGLRSITHFGRPPFEPFFDSLQEVHPKVRKIGVFSCGPPGMTKNVEKACQLINRKDQAHFVHHYENF encoded by the exons ATGGTCCGTGCAAGGCCAGAGGCCCTGGTGCTCCTGGGAGCTCTGCTGACTGCACTCCTGGACCCAGCGG GAGGCCAGGGCTCAGTCTCGCTGACCTGGGAAGTGCAGCGCTATGACGGCTGGTTCAACAACCTGAGGCACCACGAGCGTGGCGCTGCCG GCTCCCGACTGCGGCGCCTTGTACCTGCTAATTACGCGGACGGCGTGTATCAGGCTCTGGGGGAGCCGCTGCTGCCCAACCCGCGCCGACTCAGCAACGCCGCCATGCGGGGCAAAGCTGGGCTGTCATCCAGCCGCAATCGCACAGTGCTGGGGGTCTTCTTCG GCTACCACGTGCTCTCGGACCTGGTGAGCGTGGAAAAGCCTGGCTGCCCAGCCGAGTTCCTCAACATCCACATCCCGCCCGGAGACCCCGTGTTCGATCGCGACCGGAGCGGGGACGTGGTGCTGCCCTTCCAGAGGAGTCGCTGGGACCCCGAGACCGGACAGAGCCCCAGCAACCCCCGGGacctg ACCAACGAGGCGACGGGCTGGCTGGACGGCAGCGCCATCTATGGCTCCTCGCACTCCTGGAGCGACGAGCTGCGCAGCTTCTCCGGTGGGCAGCTGGCGTCGGGGCCCGACCCCGCCTTTCCCCGGAACGCGCAGGACCCGCTGCGCATGTGGACTGCGCCCGACCCCGCCACGGGACGGCGCGGGCCCCGGGGGCTGTACG CCTTCGGGGCGGAGCGAGGGAACCGCGAGCCCTTCCTGCAGGCGCTGGGCCTGCTCTGGTTCCGCTACCACAACCTGTGGGCGCAGAAGCTGGCCCGCCAGCACCCGCTCTGGGATGACGAGGAGCTGTTCCAGCACGCGCGCAAGAGGGTCATCGCCACCTACCAG AACATCGCGATGTATGAGTGGCTGCCCAGCTTCCTGCAGCAAGCACCGCCGAATTACACAG AGTACTGCCCTTTCCTGGACCCCAGCATCTCTCCGGAGTTCCTGGTGGCCTCTGAGCAGTTCTTCTCCACCATGGTGCCCCCTGGCGTCTACATGAG AAACACCAGCTGTCATTTCCAGATGGTCCTGAATGAGGGTTTTGGCAGCTCCCCAGCTCTCAGAGTCTGCAACAGCTACTGGATTCGGGAG AACCCCAATCTGAACAGTGCCGAGGCAGTGAATCATCTGCTGCTGGGAATGGCCTCCCAGATTTCGGAGCGGGAGGACAACATAGTGGTTGAAGATCTGAGGG aTTACTGGCCTGGCCCTGGCAAGTTCTCCCGCACTGACTATGTGGCCAGCAGCATCCAACGTGGCCGAGATATGGGGCTGCCCAGCTATAGCCAAGCCCGACAGGCCTTGGGGCTGGAGACCCCAGGGAACTGGAGTGACCTCAACACCACCGTGGACCGTCAG ATGCTGGAGGCCATAGCCGCCCTGTACAACCAGGACGTGTCCCGGCTGGAGCTACTCCCCGGGGGGCTCCTGGAGAGCCATGGGGGCCCTGGACCCCTCTTCAGCACCATCGTCCTCGATCAGTTTGTGCGACTGCGGGATGGCGACCGCTACTGGTTTGAGAACAGCAGGAATGG GCTATTCTCCACGGAGGAAATTGCAGAAATCAGAAACACCACTCTTCGGGACGTGCTGGTGGCTGTCACCAGCGTGAACCATAGTGCCCTGCAGCCCAATGTCTTTATTTGGCAACAAG GTGCACCCTGCCCTCAGCCCCGGCAGCTCACAAGTGAAGGCTTGCCCCCCTGTGTGCCCCTGACTGTGACTCATTTCTTTGAGGGCAGTGGTCCTGGTTTTGGCATCACCATCGTGGCTCTGTGCTGTCTCCCCCTAG TGAGCCTGCTTATCTCTGGGGTGGTGGCCTATTTCCGGGGCCAAGAGCTCAAGAAGCTAcaaaagaaaggcagagagagtgTGAAGAAAGAAGCAGCCAAAGATGGAATGTCAG CGATGGAGTGGCCGGGACCCAGGGAGAGGAGCTATCCCATCACCATCCAGCTGCTCCCAGACAGGCGTCTGCAGGTCCTGGACAGGCGTCTCTCTGTGCTCCGCACCATCCAGCTGAGGCCCCCGCAGCAGGTCCACCTCATCCTGTCCAGCAACAGCGGACGCCGCACCCTGCTGCTCAAGATCCCCAAGGAGTATGACCTG GTGATGCTGTTTAACTCCGAGGAAGAGCGAGGCACCTTCGTGCAGCAGCTGCAGGGCTTCTGTGAGAGCTGGACTCTGGGCCTTGATGTGGCTGAGATGAGTGAGAACGAGCTGTTCAGGAAGGCTGTGACCAAGCAGCAGCGGGGCCGCATCCTGGAGGTCTTCTTCAGACACCTCTTTGCCCAG GTGCTGGACATCGACCAGGCAGACGCCGGGACCCTGCCCCTGGATTCGTCACAGAAGGTGCGGGAGGCCCTGACGTGTGAGCTGAGCCGGGCCGAGTTTGCCGAGTCCCTGGGCCTCAAGCCCCAGGACATGTTTGTGGAGTCCATGTTTTCTCTGGCCGACAAGGACGGCAATGGCTACCTGTCCTTCCGGGAGTTCCTGGACGTCCTGGTGGTCTTCATGAAAG GCTCCCCAGAGGACAAGTCCCGCTTGATGTTCACCATGTATGACCTTGATGGGAATGGCTTCCTCTCCAAGGACGAGTTCTTTACCATGATGCG gtCCTTCATCGAGATCTCCAACAACTGCCTGTCCAAGGCCCAGCTGGCTGAGGTGGTGGAGTCCATGTTCCGGGAGTCGGGCTTCCAGGACAAGCAGGAGCTGACGTGGGAGGACTTCCACTTCATGCTGCGGGACCATGACAACGAGCTCCGCGGCACCCAGCTCTGTGTcaagggtggaggtggaggtgt CTTCTTGTTCTCCCCAGGTACTGGAGACATTCTTAAACCAAACGTCAGCTGTCGAGTGTCATTCATCACTCGGACTTCTGGGGAACG ttCTTACCCTCAGGGAGTGGGGCTCCCTGTCTCAGAAGCCCCAGAGTTGGGAGGCCCTGGGTTGAAGAAGAGGTTTGGCAAAAA GGCAGTGGTGCCCCCTCCCCGGCTATACACAGAGGCGCTGCGGGAGAAGATGCAGCGGGGCTTCCTGGCCCAGAAGCTGCAGCAGTACAAGCGCTTCGTGGAGAACTACCGGCGGCACATCGTGGTCGTGGCAATCTTCTCAGCCATCTGTGCCGGACTGTTTGTGGAGCGTGCTTACT ACTATGCCTTTGCCTCGCCACCCTCGGGCATTGCAGAGACCACCCTCGTGGGCATCATCCTGTCACGGGGCACGGCGGCCAGCGTCTCCTTCATGTTCTCCTACATCCTGCTCACCATGTGCCGCAACCTCATCACCTTCCTGAGAGAGACCTTCCTCAACCGCTACGTGCCCTTCGATGCCGCCGTGGACTTCCATCGCTGGATCGCCATGGCTGCTGTCGTCCTGGCCA TTTTGCACAGTGCTGGCCACGTGGTGAATGTCTACATCTTCTCAGTCAGCCCCCTCAGCCTGCTGGCCTGCATCTTCCCCAGCGTCTTTGTGAATGATGG GTCCAAGCTTCCCCAGAAGTTCTACTGGTGGTTCTTCCAGACAGTCCCAG GTATGACAGGGGTGCTCCTGCTCCTGGTTCTCGCCATCATGTACGTCTTCGCCTCCCACCACTTCCGGCGCCGCAGCTTCCGGGGCTTCTGGCTGACCCACCACCTCTACATTCTGCTCTACGTGCTG CTCATCATTCACGGCAGCTTCGCTCTGATCCAACTGCCCCGTTTCCACATCTACTTCCTGGTGCCAGCACTTATCTATGTGGGGGACAAGCTGGTGAGCCTGAGCCGGAAGAAGGTGGAGATAGGCGTGGTGAAAGCAGAACTGCTGCCTTCAG GAGTGACCCACCTTGAGTTCCAGCGGCCCCAAGACTTTGAGTACAAGTCAGGACAGTGGGTGCGGATCGCCTGCCTGGCTCTGGGGACCAACGAGTACCACCCCTTCACCCTGACTTCTGCACCCCACGAGGACACGCTTAGCCTGCACATCCGGGCAGCAGGGCCCTGGACCACCCGCCTCAGGGAGATCTACTCACCCGTGACGGGTGACAGCTGTGCCAAACATCCAAAG CTGTACCTCGATGGACCATTTGGAGAGGGCCACCAGGAGTGGCATAAGTTTGAGGTGTCCGTGCTGGTGGGAGGGGGCATTGGGGTCACCCCCTTTGCCTCCATCCTCAAAGACCTGGTCTTCAAATCATCCTTAGGCAGCCAAATGCTCTGTAAAAAG ATCTACTTCATCTGGGTGACACGGACCCAGCGGCAGTTTGAGTGGCTGGCTGACATCATCCGGGAGGTGGAGGAGAATGACCACCAGGACCTGGTGTCTGTGCACATCTACATCACCCAGCTGGCTGAGAAGTTTGACCTCAGGACCACCATGCTG TACATCTGTGAGCGGCACTTCCAGAAGGTGCTGAACCGGAGTCTGTTCACGGGCTTGCGCTCCATCACCCACTTTGGCCGACCCCCCTTCGAACCCTTCTTCGACTCTCTGCAGGAGGTCCACCCAAAG GTGAGGAAGATTGGGGTGTTTAGCTGCGGCCCTCCAGGAATGACCAAGAATGTAGAGAAGGCCTGTCAGCTCATCAACAGGAAGGACCAGGCCCACTTTGTGCACCACTATGAGAACTTCTGA
- the LOC132419681 gene encoding dual oxidase 2 isoform X2: MVRARPEALVLLGALLTALLDPAGGQGSVSLTWEVQRYDGWFNNLRHHERGAAGSRLRRLVPANYADGVYQALGEPLLPNPRRLSNAAMRGKAGLSSSRNRTVLGVFFGYHVLSDLVSVEKPGCPAEFLNIHIPPGDPVFDRDRSGDVVLPFQRSRWDPETGQSPSNPRDLTNEATGWLDGSAIYGSSHSWSDELRSFSGGQLASGPDPAFPRNAQDPLRMWTAPDPATGRRGPRGLYAFGAERGNREPFLQALGLLWFRYHNLWAQKLARQHPLWDDEELFQHARKRVIATYQNIAMYEWLPSFLQQAPPNYTEYCPFLDPSISPEFLVASEQFFSTMVPPGVYMRNTSCHFQMVLNEGFGSSPALRVCNSYWIRENPNLNSAEAVNHLLLGMASQISEREDNIVVEDLRDYWPGPGKFSRTDYVASSIQRGRDMGLPSYSQARQALGLETPGNWSDLNTTVDRQMLEAIAALYNQDVSRLELLPGGLLESHGGPGPLFSTIVLDQFVRLRDGDRYWFENSRNGLFSTEEIAEIRNTTLRDVLVAVTSVNHSALQPNVFIWQQGAPCPQPRQLTSEGLPPCVPLTVTHFFEGSGPGFGITIVALCCLPLVSLLISGVVAYFRGQELKKLQKKGRESVKKEAAKDGMSAMEWPGPRERSYPITIQLLPDRRLQVLDRRLSVLRTIQLRPPQQVHLILSSNSGRRTLLLKIPKEYDLVMLFNSEEERGTFVQQLQGFCESWTLGLDVAEMSENELFRKAVTKQQRGRILEVFFRHLFAQVLDIDQADAGTLPLDSSQKVREALTCELSRAEFAESLGLKPQDMFVESMFSLADKDGNGYLSFREFLDVLVVFMKGSPEDKSRLMFTMYDLDGNGFLSKDEFFTMMRSFIEISNNCLSKAQLAEVVESMFRESGFQDKQELTWEDFHFMLRDHDNELRGTQLCVKGGGGGTGDILKPNVSCRVSFITRTSGERSYPQGVGLPVSEAPELGGPGLKKRFGKKAVVPPPRLYTEALREKMQRGFLAQKLQQYKRFVENYRRHIVVVAIFSAICAGLFVERAYYYAFASPPSGIAETTLVGIILSRGTAASVSFMFSYILLTMCRNLITFLRETFLNRYVPFDAAVDFHRWIAMAAVVLAILHSAGHVVNVYIFSVSPLSLLACIFPSVFVNDGSKLPQKFYWWFFQTVPGMTGVLLLLVLAIMYVFASHHFRRRSFRGFWLTHHLYILLYVLLIIHGSFALIQLPRFHIYFLVPALIYVGDKLVSLSRKKVEIGVVKAELLPSGVTHLEFQRPQDFEYKSGQWVRIACLALGTNEYHPFTLTSAPHEDTLSLHIRAAGPWTTRLREIYSPVTGDSCAKHPKLYLDGPFGEGHQEWHKFEVSVLVGGGIGVTPFASILKDLVFKSSLGSQMLCKKIYFIWVTRTQRQFEWLADIIREVEENDHQDLVSVHIYITQLAEKFDLRTTMLYICERHFQKVLNRSLFTGLRSITHFGRPPFEPFFDSLQEVHPKVRKIGVFSCGPPGMTKNVEKACQLINRKDQAHFVHHYENF, from the exons ATGGTCCGTGCAAGGCCAGAGGCCCTGGTGCTCCTGGGAGCTCTGCTGACTGCACTCCTGGACCCAGCGG GAGGCCAGGGCTCAGTCTCGCTGACCTGGGAAGTGCAGCGCTATGACGGCTGGTTCAACAACCTGAGGCACCACGAGCGTGGCGCTGCCG GCTCCCGACTGCGGCGCCTTGTACCTGCTAATTACGCGGACGGCGTGTATCAGGCTCTGGGGGAGCCGCTGCTGCCCAACCCGCGCCGACTCAGCAACGCCGCCATGCGGGGCAAAGCTGGGCTGTCATCCAGCCGCAATCGCACAGTGCTGGGGGTCTTCTTCG GCTACCACGTGCTCTCGGACCTGGTGAGCGTGGAAAAGCCTGGCTGCCCAGCCGAGTTCCTCAACATCCACATCCCGCCCGGAGACCCCGTGTTCGATCGCGACCGGAGCGGGGACGTGGTGCTGCCCTTCCAGAGGAGTCGCTGGGACCCCGAGACCGGACAGAGCCCCAGCAACCCCCGGGacctg ACCAACGAGGCGACGGGCTGGCTGGACGGCAGCGCCATCTATGGCTCCTCGCACTCCTGGAGCGACGAGCTGCGCAGCTTCTCCGGTGGGCAGCTGGCGTCGGGGCCCGACCCCGCCTTTCCCCGGAACGCGCAGGACCCGCTGCGCATGTGGACTGCGCCCGACCCCGCCACGGGACGGCGCGGGCCCCGGGGGCTGTACG CCTTCGGGGCGGAGCGAGGGAACCGCGAGCCCTTCCTGCAGGCGCTGGGCCTGCTCTGGTTCCGCTACCACAACCTGTGGGCGCAGAAGCTGGCCCGCCAGCACCCGCTCTGGGATGACGAGGAGCTGTTCCAGCACGCGCGCAAGAGGGTCATCGCCACCTACCAG AACATCGCGATGTATGAGTGGCTGCCCAGCTTCCTGCAGCAAGCACCGCCGAATTACACAG AGTACTGCCCTTTCCTGGACCCCAGCATCTCTCCGGAGTTCCTGGTGGCCTCTGAGCAGTTCTTCTCCACCATGGTGCCCCCTGGCGTCTACATGAG AAACACCAGCTGTCATTTCCAGATGGTCCTGAATGAGGGTTTTGGCAGCTCCCCAGCTCTCAGAGTCTGCAACAGCTACTGGATTCGGGAG AACCCCAATCTGAACAGTGCCGAGGCAGTGAATCATCTGCTGCTGGGAATGGCCTCCCAGATTTCGGAGCGGGAGGACAACATAGTGGTTGAAGATCTGAGGG aTTACTGGCCTGGCCCTGGCAAGTTCTCCCGCACTGACTATGTGGCCAGCAGCATCCAACGTGGCCGAGATATGGGGCTGCCCAGCTATAGCCAAGCCCGACAGGCCTTGGGGCTGGAGACCCCAGGGAACTGGAGTGACCTCAACACCACCGTGGACCGTCAG ATGCTGGAGGCCATAGCCGCCCTGTACAACCAGGACGTGTCCCGGCTGGAGCTACTCCCCGGGGGGCTCCTGGAGAGCCATGGGGGCCCTGGACCCCTCTTCAGCACCATCGTCCTCGATCAGTTTGTGCGACTGCGGGATGGCGACCGCTACTGGTTTGAGAACAGCAGGAATGG GCTATTCTCCACGGAGGAAATTGCAGAAATCAGAAACACCACTCTTCGGGACGTGCTGGTGGCTGTCACCAGCGTGAACCATAGTGCCCTGCAGCCCAATGTCTTTATTTGGCAACAAG GTGCACCCTGCCCTCAGCCCCGGCAGCTCACAAGTGAAGGCTTGCCCCCCTGTGTGCCCCTGACTGTGACTCATTTCTTTGAGGGCAGTGGTCCTGGTTTTGGCATCACCATCGTGGCTCTGTGCTGTCTCCCCCTAG TGAGCCTGCTTATCTCTGGGGTGGTGGCCTATTTCCGGGGCCAAGAGCTCAAGAAGCTAcaaaagaaaggcagagagagtgTGAAGAAAGAAGCAGCCAAAGATGGAATGTCAG CGATGGAGTGGCCGGGACCCAGGGAGAGGAGCTATCCCATCACCATCCAGCTGCTCCCAGACAGGCGTCTGCAGGTCCTGGACAGGCGTCTCTCTGTGCTCCGCACCATCCAGCTGAGGCCCCCGCAGCAGGTCCACCTCATCCTGTCCAGCAACAGCGGACGCCGCACCCTGCTGCTCAAGATCCCCAAGGAGTATGACCTG GTGATGCTGTTTAACTCCGAGGAAGAGCGAGGCACCTTCGTGCAGCAGCTGCAGGGCTTCTGTGAGAGCTGGACTCTGGGCCTTGATGTGGCTGAGATGAGTGAGAACGAGCTGTTCAGGAAGGCTGTGACCAAGCAGCAGCGGGGCCGCATCCTGGAGGTCTTCTTCAGACACCTCTTTGCCCAG GTGCTGGACATCGACCAGGCAGACGCCGGGACCCTGCCCCTGGATTCGTCACAGAAGGTGCGGGAGGCCCTGACGTGTGAGCTGAGCCGGGCCGAGTTTGCCGAGTCCCTGGGCCTCAAGCCCCAGGACATGTTTGTGGAGTCCATGTTTTCTCTGGCCGACAAGGACGGCAATGGCTACCTGTCCTTCCGGGAGTTCCTGGACGTCCTGGTGGTCTTCATGAAAG GCTCCCCAGAGGACAAGTCCCGCTTGATGTTCACCATGTATGACCTTGATGGGAATGGCTTCCTCTCCAAGGACGAGTTCTTTACCATGATGCG gtCCTTCATCGAGATCTCCAACAACTGCCTGTCCAAGGCCCAGCTGGCTGAGGTGGTGGAGTCCATGTTCCGGGAGTCGGGCTTCCAGGACAAGCAGGAGCTGACGTGGGAGGACTTCCACTTCATGCTGCGGGACCATGACAACGAGCTCCGCGGCACCCAGCTCTGTGTcaagggtggaggtggag GTACTGGAGACATTCTTAAACCAAACGTCAGCTGTCGAGTGTCATTCATCACTCGGACTTCTGGGGAACG ttCTTACCCTCAGGGAGTGGGGCTCCCTGTCTCAGAAGCCCCAGAGTTGGGAGGCCCTGGGTTGAAGAAGAGGTTTGGCAAAAA GGCAGTGGTGCCCCCTCCCCGGCTATACACAGAGGCGCTGCGGGAGAAGATGCAGCGGGGCTTCCTGGCCCAGAAGCTGCAGCAGTACAAGCGCTTCGTGGAGAACTACCGGCGGCACATCGTGGTCGTGGCAATCTTCTCAGCCATCTGTGCCGGACTGTTTGTGGAGCGTGCTTACT ACTATGCCTTTGCCTCGCCACCCTCGGGCATTGCAGAGACCACCCTCGTGGGCATCATCCTGTCACGGGGCACGGCGGCCAGCGTCTCCTTCATGTTCTCCTACATCCTGCTCACCATGTGCCGCAACCTCATCACCTTCCTGAGAGAGACCTTCCTCAACCGCTACGTGCCCTTCGATGCCGCCGTGGACTTCCATCGCTGGATCGCCATGGCTGCTGTCGTCCTGGCCA TTTTGCACAGTGCTGGCCACGTGGTGAATGTCTACATCTTCTCAGTCAGCCCCCTCAGCCTGCTGGCCTGCATCTTCCCCAGCGTCTTTGTGAATGATGG GTCCAAGCTTCCCCAGAAGTTCTACTGGTGGTTCTTCCAGACAGTCCCAG GTATGACAGGGGTGCTCCTGCTCCTGGTTCTCGCCATCATGTACGTCTTCGCCTCCCACCACTTCCGGCGCCGCAGCTTCCGGGGCTTCTGGCTGACCCACCACCTCTACATTCTGCTCTACGTGCTG CTCATCATTCACGGCAGCTTCGCTCTGATCCAACTGCCCCGTTTCCACATCTACTTCCTGGTGCCAGCACTTATCTATGTGGGGGACAAGCTGGTGAGCCTGAGCCGGAAGAAGGTGGAGATAGGCGTGGTGAAAGCAGAACTGCTGCCTTCAG GAGTGACCCACCTTGAGTTCCAGCGGCCCCAAGACTTTGAGTACAAGTCAGGACAGTGGGTGCGGATCGCCTGCCTGGCTCTGGGGACCAACGAGTACCACCCCTTCACCCTGACTTCTGCACCCCACGAGGACACGCTTAGCCTGCACATCCGGGCAGCAGGGCCCTGGACCACCCGCCTCAGGGAGATCTACTCACCCGTGACGGGTGACAGCTGTGCCAAACATCCAAAG CTGTACCTCGATGGACCATTTGGAGAGGGCCACCAGGAGTGGCATAAGTTTGAGGTGTCCGTGCTGGTGGGAGGGGGCATTGGGGTCACCCCCTTTGCCTCCATCCTCAAAGACCTGGTCTTCAAATCATCCTTAGGCAGCCAAATGCTCTGTAAAAAG ATCTACTTCATCTGGGTGACACGGACCCAGCGGCAGTTTGAGTGGCTGGCTGACATCATCCGGGAGGTGGAGGAGAATGACCACCAGGACCTGGTGTCTGTGCACATCTACATCACCCAGCTGGCTGAGAAGTTTGACCTCAGGACCACCATGCTG TACATCTGTGAGCGGCACTTCCAGAAGGTGCTGAACCGGAGTCTGTTCACGGGCTTGCGCTCCATCACCCACTTTGGCCGACCCCCCTTCGAACCCTTCTTCGACTCTCTGCAGGAGGTCCACCCAAAG GTGAGGAAGATTGGGGTGTTTAGCTGCGGCCCTCCAGGAATGACCAAGAATGTAGAGAAGGCCTGTCAGCTCATCAACAGGAAGGACCAGGCCCACTTTGTGCACCACTATGAGAACTTCTGA
- the LOC132419682 gene encoding dual oxidase maturation factor 2-like, translating into MTLWNGVLPFYPQPRHAAGISVPLLIVILVFLALAASFLLILPGIRGHSRWFWLVRVLLSLFIGAEIVAVRFSTEWSVGRVSTNTSYKAFSAARVRAHVGLQVGLAGVNVTLTGNPVQQLNETIDYNEQFIWRIGENYAGAYTEALQKGLPDPVLYLAEKFTPSSPCGVYRQYRLAGHYASATLWVAFCFWLLSNVLLSMPAPHYGGLALLITGAFVLFSVFAFASISSVSLCQLRLGSSELTTHYGAAFWITLATGILCLLLGVAVLSLHYARTSALRTFLDGSVKGLESQAKGSSSLILNNPLHKQFWGSDLTISTNL; encoded by the exons ATGACTCTGTGGAACGGTGTGCTGCCCTTCTACCCTCAGCCCCGGCATGCCGCCGGCATCAGCGTCCCGCTACTCATTGTCATTCTGGTGTTCTTGGCCTTGGCTGCCAGCTTCCTACTCATCTTACCCGGGATTCGTGGCCACTCG CGCTGGTTCTGGTTGGTGAGAGTTCTCCTCAGCCTGTTCATAGGAGCAGAAATTGTGG CGGTACGCTTCAGCACAGAATGGTCAGTGGGCAGAGTTAGCACCAATACATCCTACAAGGCCTTCAGTGCGGCACGCGTCCGAGCCCACGTCGGTctgcaggtgggcctggcgggCGTTAATGTTACACTCACAG GGAACCCAGTGCAGCAGTTGAACGAGACCATCGACTACAACGAGCAGTTCATTTGGCGGATCGGCGAAAACTATGCTGGGGCATACACGGAGGCATTGCAGAAGGGGCTGCCGGATCCAGTTCTCTATCTGGCGGAGAAGTTCACTCCGAGCAGCCCCTGCGGGGTTTACCGCCAATACCGCTTGGCGGGACACTACGCCTCGGCCACGCTGTG GGTGGCGTTCTGCTTCTGGCTCCTCTCCAACGTGCTGCTCTCCATGCCGGCCCCGCACTACGGAGGCCTGGCTCTCCTGATCACCGGCGCCTTCGTACTCTTCTCCGTCTTCGCCTTCGCCTCCATCTCCAGCGTGTCTCTCTGCCAGCTCCGCCTTGGCTCCTCCGAGCTCACCACTCACTACGGTGCCGCCTTTTGGATCACACTGGCCACGG GCATCCTGTGCCTCCTCCTCGGAGTTGCGGTGCTGAGTCTCCACTACGCTCGGACCAGCGCTCTTCGCACCTTCTTGGATGGAAGCGTCAAGGGCCTCGAAAGTCAGGCGAAAGGGAGCTCTTCTCTCATCCTCAACAACCCACTGCATAAGCAGTTCTGGGGCTCAGACTTAACCATCAGTACTAACCTGTGA